The genomic region GATAGGCAGGGCCATTGAATATTTGGGAGCTGAGACTTTCGGTGTGAATGGAACACTCTTCCTAACATCCTACCTAACAAATATTTTAAAGTGCCTGGAGAGAGACCTCCCAATTCGAACAGTAGGTTTCACAGGGGTTATGTATCCTGTTCTCGAGGACAGATATTTAGCCCACAGCAACGATGAAGGTTTTCTGAGTGTGGACAGTCTATTACTATATTCTTCAGTCTGCGGTTGTGGTCCAGATATGATACCGCTCCCAGGAGACATATCGGAGAGGGAGGTGGCGTCTATCATGCTGGATATGTCAGCTCTAGCCTTGATCTTGGATAAACCCCTCGTCGCTAGGCTCGTCCCAATTCCAAGAAAGAGGGAGGGACAGAGAACCAAGTTCAATTACCACTTCTTCCACAACACAAGGATAATGGCGGCAAGAAACCGGTCTTTAACAAGAAAGATGTTGAAGGCAACCTCGAGCTTCGAGTTTCCATGAGAAGCAGATGAGGCATAATATCACCAAAAATATAAATTGGTACATTTATTGATCGACCATCGCATCATAGATCTCTCGCCTCCAAGAATAAAATCAGGCAGAAGGGGGATTTCTCATGAAGAGGCTTAGTATAAACATGAATGTTATAAGCGATGCCACCGTCAATAAACCTGTAAGAAATGAGCCTGTGAGGTCCCTGAGGAACCCTATGAGGATGGGGCCGAGAACCCCACCCACTTCTCCGAATGAAAAGTATAGTCCCCCAGCCGAACCCATCCTCCTCGAACCTACCTCTGGCATATCCATCAGAATGGTGAGAAGAAGTGGGGGTAAAGCTCCGACACCGATGCCACATGCAAATATTCCAAGGGCCAACCATATACCTCTACCAGCCGCCATAAGTAGTATTGAGATAGCTACCATCAGTAGGGTTGATGAGACCACCAATTTCCTCGATCCGAACATGTAAGAAGCCTTCGAAATACCTAGACTACCGACTATTCTGCATAGGCTGAATATCGCAGCCAGCAATCCAGCAGTTACTGCTTGGAGATAGTATGACTCCAAAATTTTTGGCAACCAGTTGTTGAGGCCGTGAGCGACTATGAATGTCGTTGAACCTATGACGATTACCAGCCATAGATCCCTACACTTCAGAAGCTCAGAGACTCCACCCCACACCCCACGCCCCCTAACATGGGTGCTCTGCATATTTTTGTGAGACGATTTGCCTAGGAAGAGCCAAAGAACCGAAGTAACCAGAGCTACTGAACCGTATAGGAGGAAACAGCTCCTCCAACTTCCAAGATATGGGAGGACCAGACTGTTGGTTGCACCAAGGGAGAAGGCTGTTCCAGAAGATACGCCTGTAAAATATATTCCTGAGGCGGTTCCTCTCTCACGGCCAGTGAACCATGTAGCCACAAGTTTTGGTAGGCCAACAGAGACCATCGGTGCTCCAAAACCGAATATGGCTATTGATCCGAATAGACTTGGAAAGTCGAAGGCCAGCGCCCTAAGCATACTAGACGCCGATATTACGATCAAGCCCAGGAACAGGGACCTCCACAAACCTAGTTTATCTATTAGTAAACCTTCAGGATAAGCTGAGGCGATGTAGATGAGGGGCCAAGCGCCGGCTGCGACTCCAACCTGCGTATATGTAAGCCTGAGCTCACTCATCACAGGAGTCACAAGAGGCGCGATTGAGAAACATATCAGGCCGAAACAAAAGTATATCAACCATGCAAGGAAGAGCATAAACCATCTATAGTTCTCCAGCGGTTGCTGTTCAGCAGCAGACTCCAAGTTCATGGAGATCAACTGTTCAAAATGTTCTAATTCAAACTGACCATGACTGTTGTTGAAATGTCTTCTAGGAGAGGATATCAAGTTCGATTTAGGGTTTTCCTAAGTTTGCTATAAGACACGATGGTCGACGCAGCCATGGCAACCCTCGAAGGTGACGGATAACATGGGATCCGGCCTCTCCTCAAAAATTCAACACCCTCCCTTGTACTCCTCTCACCCATCCAAAATGCTAGGACAGGTTTACTGTATCTGCCAGCTACCTCTACAACCGCCCTAGCAGGCTGCGCAGCTGTAACCAAGCCCTGGGAGACGAATATGCATATTACACAATCTATCGTATCCTCGGCCAGAACCGTATCGAGCACGTTCCTGTAACATTCATAGTCAGCCCCACCAGTCATATCTATAGGATTCGAAGTTGAAGCTATTGGTGGCAGAAAATTTTTGATCTTTCTCTGAACTTCATCTGGCAACACTGGAATCTGGAGGCCGAACTTACTGCACCAGTCTGACACCAAGACAGCCAACCCACCTGCATTGCTGATTATTCCTACTCTACCCCCTTCAGGCAGAGGCTGGTTCATCAGCGCTACGGCTGCGTCGAAGATATCGTCAACATCATTCACCCTGAGCATACAAGCCTGCCTCAGACCTGCGTCGACAACACTCTCTGAACCAGCCATTGAACCAGTATGGGATAGGGATGCCCTGGCGCCAGCCTCTGAAGACCCAGCCTTCAAAACTATTATAGGCTTACTTCGAGCAACAAGCCTCCCTACTTCAATAAGCTTCCTCCCATCCTTCACACCCTCGACATATGCACATATAACCTTGGTATTAGGATCGAGAGAGAGGTATGCCAAAACATCTGAGATGTCGACGTCACATTCATTGCCCAAATTTATGAATTTTGAGAACCCTATCTCCCTATTGTACGCCCAATCCAAGGTTCCGCAGCACATAGCCCCACTCTGAGAAATGAAGGCTATGGATCCCCTCAACGCGTTTGTGAAGGTGAAGGTCAAGTCTAAACCTATATCTGTGTTGATTATTCCGAAACAGTTAGGGCCAATAACCCTGATACCTATCGTCCTCGCGATCTCTACAACCTCAGATTGAAGATCGGAGTTTCCACTCTCAGCAAACCCAGCAGATATGATCACCGCTCCAGCTACATTCTTACCAGCCAGCCGCCTCATCGTCTCAGGTACAAGGCTTGCTGGAACAATTATCTCTACCAGATCAACATTTTCAGGTAACTCCTCAACACTTGGGTATGCTTTGCGTCCAAATATTCTTGGCAGCTTGGGATTTACCAGATAGACCTCTCCATTGTAATTGCTGTTCAAAACGTTTCTCGTGATCGCCCCTCCAACCTTATCTATCTTGTCTGATGCACCTATTATAGCTACAGACTTCGGCTCGAAGACTCTCCTCAACTCCTCATAAGTCTTTGAGATGAAATAGCTGTCAAATCGATTTTTTGAGTCACCCATCAAGCAACCCCACCTAATAATATATTAACTGTCTCAAACATATTTAGTAAGGGTGTCGGATATGATCTTCATAGTCTTTGCCGATATTGAAGCGGCGAGGGAGAAGGAGGCTTACCTATCTGTAGCTGAAATATCAAAGTTGCCAAACGTCAAAGGTGTATATTTGACTTTTGGTGGACATGACTTCGTAGTCATCCATGAGGCTCCGGACCTAGCGAGCGCCGTTCAGACAGCGGTCAAAATAAGAAATATCCCTGGAGTCACAGACACTGAGACTATAATATGTATGGATATACATGAAGTCTTTGGGTCATAACTTCATCCATAGAGGATTCGCATGCGTAGAATAATGGTCAGCCTTAAGATCTCTAAAAATGTAGAAATGTATATGGCATAGTGTATCATATTTAGAGTCGAATGAGTTTCGGTATAATGAAATGTTGGGGTAGGGTGC from Candidatus Bathyarchaeota archaeon harbors:
- a CDS encoding MFS transporter; the protein is MNLESAAEQQPLENYRWFMLFLAWLIYFCFGLICFSIAPLVTPVMSELRLTYTQVGVAAGAWPLIYIASAYPEGLLIDKLGLWRSLFLGLIVISASSMLRALAFDFPSLFGSIAIFGFGAPMVSVGLPKLVATWFTGRERGTASGIYFTGVSSGTAFSLGATNSLVLPYLGSWRSCFLLYGSVALVTSVLWLFLGKSSHKNMQSTHVRGRGVWGGVSELLKCRDLWLVIVIGSTTFIVAHGLNNWLPKILESYYLQAVTAGLLAAIFSLCRIVGSLGISKASYMFGSRKLVVSSTLLMVAISILLMAAGRGIWLALGIFACGIGVGALPPLLLTILMDMPEVGSRRMGSAGGLYFSFGEVGGVLGPILIGFLRDLTGSFLTGLLTVASLITFMFILSLFMRNPPSA
- a CDS encoding CoA-binding protein; translation: MGDSKNRFDSYFISKTYEELRRVFEPKSVAIIGASDKIDKVGGAITRNVLNSNYNGEVYLVNPKLPRIFGRKAYPSVEELPENVDLVEIIVPASLVPETMRRLAGKNVAGAVIISAGFAESGNSDLQSEVVEIARTIGIRVIGPNCFGIINTDIGLDLTFTFTNALRGSIAFISQSGAMCCGTLDWAYNREIGFSKFINLGNECDVDISDVLAYLSLDPNTKVICAYVEGVKDGRKLIEVGRLVARSKPIIVLKAGSSEAGARASLSHTGSMAGSESVVDAGLRQACMLRVNDVDDIFDAAVALMNQPLPEGGRVGIISNAGGLAVLVSDWCSKFGLQIPVLPDEVQRKIKNFLPPIASTSNPIDMTGGADYECYRNVLDTVLAEDTIDCVICIFVSQGLVTAAQPARAVVEVAGRYSKPVLAFWMGERSTREGVEFLRRGRIPCYPSPSRVAMAASTIVSYSKLRKTLNRT
- a CDS encoding Lrp/AsnC ligand binding domain-containing protein codes for the protein MIFIVFADIEAAREKEAYLSVAEISKLPNVKGVYLTFGGHDFVVIHEAPDLASAVQTAVKIRNIPGVTDTETIICMDIHEVFGS